The Acidobacteriota bacterium genome contains the following window.
CTTGCGACCGCCCCGCATCTCCACGACATCCTCGGTCGGGATCAGAATCTCGCCGATCTCGTCGACCACGCCGTACGCCTGCACCCGCTGGCGCAGCGATTCGGCCACTTTGCGCTCAAAGCCCGAATACGTGTGGACGATGAACCACTGCTTCGTCTTGACGTCGGTCATTTGGCACCGAAGTAATGGAACAGCGACAGGACGCTCTTCTCAAACACCTGGTCGAGCAGGAACAGATACACACCAAAGAAGATCGACGTCATGATGACGACCAGCGTCGTCGCATAGACTTCCTTGCGCGACGGCCAGGTGACCCGCTTGAGCTCGTTGCGCACCTCTTTCAGGAAGTTACGGAGGTTGCCAAACGACCCCGTCACTCCCTCGAGAGCCTTGCCTGGCGCGGACTTCACGTTGTCGAGCATGACCTTCTTCTCATTTCGGCGACGCCACGCCGCCGCGTATCGCGACAGCCCGACCGCTGCATCTGGCAGGCCAAGAGGGGCTCGAACCCCCAACCCCCGGTTTTGGAGACCGGTGCTCTACCAGTTGAGCTATTGGCCTTCAATCGGGATTCGGGGTTCGGGATTCGGGCAACCTGTTGCCGAGCGCCAAATTCCCGGGTTCCGAGTCCCAAGCCTCTAACTATTTCGTCTCCCTGTGAGCCGTGTGCGCCCGGCACCACGGACAGAACTTCTTGAGTTCCAGACGTTCTGTCGTCTTCTTCTTGTTCTTCGTAGTGTGGTAGTTCCGGCGCTTGCACTCGTTGCACGCCAGCGTAATCATGTCCCGCATTGCTGTGTCCCTGTCAGGCGCGAGGCGTGAGGTGCGAGGCGTGAGGGGGTCGAACTGCGTTCTTCCCTAGCGCCTACCGCCTCTCGCCTAACGCCTCTCCCTAGCGCCTACCGCCTCTCGCCTAACGCCTAGGCAATTATCTCCGTGACCGTCCCGGCGCCCACCGTGCGGCCGCCTTCCCGGATCGCGAACTTCGAGCCCTTCTCAATCGCCACCGGCTGGATCAACTCCGCCGTAATCTGCGTGTTGTCCCCGGGCATGATCATCTCCACGCCCTCC
Protein-coding sequences here:
- the tuf gene encoding elongation factor Tu (EF-Tu; promotes GTP-dependent binding of aminoacyl-tRNA to the A-site of ribosomes during protein biosynthesis; when the tRNA anticodon matches the mRNA codon, GTP hydrolysis results; the inactive EF-Tu-GDP leaves the ribosome and release of GDP is promoted by elongation factor Ts; many prokaryotes have two copies of the gene encoding EF-Tu), with translation EGVEMIMPGDNTQITAELIQPVAIEKGSKFAIREGGRTVGAGTVTEIIA
- the secE gene encoding preprotein translocase subunit SecE; translation: MLDNVKSAPGKALEGVTGSFGNLRNFLKEVRNELKRVTWPSRKEVYATTLVVIMTSIFFGVYLFLLDQVFEKSVLSLFHYFGAK
- the rpmG gene encoding 50S ribosomal protein L33 is translated as MRDMITLACNECKRRNYHTTKNKKKTTERLELKKFCPWCRAHTAHRETK